One genomic region from Zalophus californianus isolate mZalCal1 chromosome 2, mZalCal1.pri.v2, whole genome shotgun sequence encodes:
- the BOD1L1 gene encoding biorientation of chromosomes in cell division protein 1-like 1 isoform X4 produces the protein MATNPQPQPPPPAPPPPPPQPQPQPPPPPPGPGAGAGAAGGAGAGAGDPQLVAMIVNHLKSQGLFDQFRRDCLADVDTKPAYQNLRQRVDNFVANHLATHTWSPHLNKNQLRNNIRQQVLKSGMLESGIDRIISQVVDPKINHTFRPQVEKAVHEFLATLNHKEEASSSTAPDDEKPDSSLITQGVPAPGPSANVANDAMSILETITSLNQEASAARASTETSNAKTSERASKKLPSQPSIDTSTEKERTSEDIADKEKSTPDSAGEGQETAPKSEEFTDLPCPVEEIKNHTKESNSSILLNKDVQQESGDQKNKSTDKGEKKPESNDKGERKKEKKEKIEKKFDHSKRSEDVQKVKEEKQAKEKEVECSKLPSEKNSNKAKSFEGTKEDCSLIDSDVDGLTDITVSSVHTSDLSSFEEDTEEEVVMSDSMEEGEITSDDEEKNKQNKTKIQTSDPSEGKAKSVRHAYVHKPYLYSKYYSDSDDELTVEQRRQSIAKEKEERLLRRQINREKLEEKRKQKAEKTKSSKAKIQGKNSVDLEESSTKSVEPKPPRIKEVLKERKVLEKKVALSKKRKKDSRNVEENSKKKPQSEEDSKETLKTSEHCEKEKVSSSKDLKHVHVKSEPSKPARRLSESLHSADENKNESKIEREHKRRTSTPVVVEGAQEDPDTRDGKRQVERSEIGTEEPQKQKSTLKNEKHLKKDDSEIPHVKSLPKKEAKSSKEKPEKEKTLSEDKLSTKHKYKGDCLHKTGDETELHSSEKGLKVDENIQKQSQQTKLSSDDKTERKSKHKNERKLSILGKDGKPVSEYIIKTDENVRKENNKKERHMSAEKTKAEHKSRRSSDSKIQKDSLSSKQHGITLQRRSESYSEDKCDTDSSNLDSNSKPEEVVHKEKRRTKSLLEEKLMLKSKPKSQGRQLKVVETELQESVTKQAATPKPDKEKNTEEIDPDRQRKSKAEDKPFEETGVETVLDSATSSAHGTQKDSSHRAKLLLAKEKYKADKDSGSSRPERKLSDGHKSRSLKHGSKEIKKKEENKSDDKDGKEVDGNHEKTRGSSSVMEKKLSRRLCENRRGSLSQEMTKGEEKSADFLSTPNSSSVQKPKRGSDTTLMPEQEPMEIDSEPAVENAFEASKTQDSGNSSSQQDIDSENVMKQKTTIMVLKDELRTSTVDSKTAAPAYKSGRGTGVVSNSEKHTNHKGTLTRKVHIQSAVSKLNPGEKEPIQQGTHETNTDSETSPRLLSRAPSENDRAQKNLKNTTRPTEEHVAQGDAGHEHSLNSDLSPSLSSVTVMPQKQSRDTDVSPLIDKRTVLEGGTASTSLVEHSDTPNQSLTVRESEVPRTRDSKESGAVSTVDTLAKASMDGRRHIPEGFQPAVLHTKQGKVNVPVGSKLIDVNTENGNAPKEGGLMDMARKESDLNTEPSSKQTTRAVLENGKKHGITVDPVVGMSTEKGAETIELKCNSGPGEMENTSIVVEGRTESSEVDTSAGSNAASSVLQQRNRKTANGTAGSGRAGKTSFATSTAGKVEGVPLNTVKAGDATTTSSETGEGEVVPCTSIEADEGFITGACSRNNPLHTGAEASECTVFAAAEEGGGVVTEGFAESEPFLTSTKEGESGECTMAESEERAVDPVTAHEVTVEDNVNSGVTEEKDDAVTSAGSEEKCDGSSRRDSEIAEGTITFISEVESDGAVTSAGTEIREGSLSSEEVDGFQRNMTRMGPKKETEGTVTCTGAERRSATSVMCSITGAERQEERVVTGAAVALVSNDTPPGTSAPQEGDASVNDGAEGESAVTSTGITEEDGEGPASCTGSEEGSEGFVLSSESEDNGESAMDSTVAKEGTNVPSVAAGPCDDEGIVTSTGAKEEDEEGEGVVTSTGRGNEIGHASTCTGTEEENEGVSICGSAEEGDSQIGTAAGHVGAEAGITITNASESNVDSMSGAEKGMKHTEICSSAKGIVESSVTSAASGKGEVVRVPEGCEGPMTSAASGQNDGLLTRKEKVDDTTISTGLVGGSYEVLASRAVPECEAGHTMPSGKEDEGIITSVDNEECDGLMASTASDRVTNHTCLAGVKSPGKGLMISTSTTHDYATQLSTVAGVAEGRSSALRTGENMEGTRRNMEEFEAPMPSAVSGGESPVPAVRNEEKDECAMISTSLGEEFEVPISSATTVTCAESQQPVATVEDRAQGPGLLGTDDFEGPTPSAPTALESPLASTSKEDKDECALISTSIAEECEASVGGAHAGSEKARPATVLEEKDWSAIISTSSGEDCEGPVSSAAPREDGQPSVTRAEEISDTAMISTSTSEGREAVMMGAVPQDDEPPGTARMEDLGDAAIISTSTAECVPALAGLSKQEENPQTASNTDGKEPPSAAGMSKGEAPRPSLLAINSCPRPGPPAGGRAAGAEEGRHREAGSALSAAAGQPCAARAPEEGRSQDSPREVPLAGKGPSESSLRLVNAAERSAWLSSVQSGQGSREAATAGHSTCRAGRGVRRGADSPEDLTGPEQTAGLTAEDSSLGIRCLPAVSPGAEKADDVPPARDTAAEPSSPEQSWPAAPVNTTTTECINGQESEIGPSHVPVLPAAYSVALSAPNCEQDLTIKSDHNGKRLVQGSSEKAGDGNGMRKSSQEEGDLKVTVPPEENLHDIGNEESPSNVLGGMALKDSLKTEIFVPSEEEKNREILAAPASPCGRKPSGVAKLQREPFLVNESLNNVKNSGSRANEEIRSESPNKEAW, from the exons ATGGCCACCAACCCGCAGCCGCAGCCTCCTCCTCCGGCGCCGCCGCCTCCCCCGCCGCAGCCAcagccgcagccgccgccgccgccgccgggcccCGGGGCTGGCGCGGGTgcggcgggcggcgcgggggCCGGCGCCGGAGACCCGCAGCTCGTGGCCATGATCGTGAACCACCTCAAGAGCCAGGGGCTCTTCGACCAGTTCCGCAGGGACTGCCTGGCCGACGTGGACACCAAG ccTGCCTATCAGAACCTGAGGCAACGGGTTGACAACTTTGTTGCAAACCACTTGGCAACTCATACATGGAGTCCCCACCTTAATAAGAACCAGCTAAGAAACAACATTAGGCAGCAAGTGCTCAA ATCAGGAATGTTGGAGTCTGGTATTGACCGAATTATTTCTCAGGTTGTGGATCCAAAGATCAACCACACATTCAGACCTCAAGTGGAGAAAGCTGTGCATGAGTTTTTGGCCACACTAAATCACAAAGAGGAAGCAAGTAGCAGCACAGCCCCCGACGATGAGAAACCAGACTCTTCCCTCATTACACAAG GTGTCCCAGCTCCTGGACCCAGCGCTAATGTAGCCAATGATGCCATGTCAATCTTGGAAACCATAACTTCTCTTAACCAAGAAGCCAGTGCGGCCAGGGCTTCGACAGAAACGTCAAATGCCAAGACCAGTGAGAGAGCATCCAAAAAACTCCCTTCTCAGCCAAGCATTGACACTAGTACTGAAAAAGAGAGAACTTCAGAGGACATAGCCGATAAAGAAAAATCTACACCCGACTCTGCCGGGGAAGGACAGGAGACAGCCCCTAAGTCCGAAGAATTTACTGATCTCCCTTGTCcagttgaagaaattaaaaatcacacaAAAGAGAGCAATAGTTCAATTCTGCTAAATAAAGATGTTCAACAGGAAAGCGgtgaccaaaaaaacaaatcaacagaCAAAGGTGAAAAGAAGCCAGAGAGCAatgacaaaggagaaagaaagaaagaaaagaaggaaaagatcgAAAAGAAATTTGATCACTCAAAAAGGAGTGAGGACGTACAAAAAGTGAAAGAGGAAaagcaagcaaaggaaaaagaagtagaaTGTTCAAAACTCCCCTCAGAAAAGAACAGTAATAAAGCTAAAAGCTTTGAAGGGACAAAAGAAG aTTGCTCTTTGATAGATTCTGATGTGGATGGACTTACAGACATCACAGTTAGCTCTGTCCATACCAGTGACCTTTCCTCTTTTGAAGAAGACACCGAGGAGGAAGTTGTAATGTCTGATAGCATGGAAGAAGGAGAGATTACATCAGATG ATGAGGAgaagaacaaacagaacaaaacaaaaattcaaaccaGTGATCCCagtgaaggaaaagcaaaaagtgTACGGCATGCTTATGTTCACAAACCATATCTTTACTCAAAGTATTACAGTGATTCTGACGATGAGCTTACTGTAGAACAACGGCGCCAGTCAATT gctaaagaaaaagaagagaggctTTTAAGAAGGCAAATTAATAGAGAGAAACTTGAAGAAAAACGAAAGCAGAAAGCTGAAAAGACAAAGTCTTCGAAAGCTAAGATTCAAG GCAAAAATAGTGTAGATTTAGAAGAATCATCAACAAAGAGTGTAGAACCTAAACCCCCCAGAATTAAAGAAGTCCTTAAAGAACGgaaagttttagagaaaaaagtagccttaagcaaaaaaagaaagaaagattcaaG GAATGTTGAAGAGAATTCTAAAAAGAAACCTCAATCTGAAGAAGATTCCAAAGAAACTCTCAAGACAAGTGAG catTGTGAAAAGGAAAAGGTGTCTTCGTCAAAGGATCTGAAGCATGTTCATGTAAAAAGTGAACCAAGTAAACCTGCCCGGAGACTTTCAGAATCTTTGCATTCAGCTGAcgaaaacaaaaatgaatccaAAATAGAAAGAGAACATAAAAGACGCACATCTACCCCTGTTGTGGTGGAAGGGGCACAGGAAGATCCTGATACAAGAGATGGGAAAAGGCAAGTGGAACGGTCAGAAATTGGTACAGAAGAGCCCCAGAAACAGAAaagcacacttaaaaatgaaaagcatctAAAAAAAGATGATTCTGAAATACCACATGTGAAAAGCCTACCTAAGAAAGAGGCAAAATCCTCCAAGGAGAAGCCTGAAAAAGAGAAGACTCTGTCAGAAGACAAATTGTCTACAAAACATAAGTATAAAGGTGACTGTCTGCATAAAACAGGTGATGAGACTGAGCTTCACTCTTCGGAGAAAGGTTTAAAAGTGgatgaaaatattcaaaagcaAAGTCAGCAAACAAAACTTTCttcagatgataaaactgaacgaaaaagtaaacataagaatgaaaggaaattatcAATTTTAGGCAAAGATGGAAAGCCAGTTTCtgaatatattataaaaacagaTGAGAATGTTcgtaaagaaaacaataaaaaagagaggcACATGTCAGCCGAGAAGACTAAGGCAGAACACAAATCAAGAAGATCAAGTGATTCTAAAATTCAGAAAGATTCTCTGAGTTCCAAGCAACATGGAATCACATTACAGAGAAGAAGTGAAAGTTATTCAGAGGATAAGTGTGATACAGACTCATCTAATTTAGATAGTAATTCAAAACCAGAAGAGGTGGTTCACAAGGAGAAGCGAAGAACAAAGAGCCTACTAGAAGAGAAACTTATGTTAAAGTCTAAACCAAAAAGTCAAGGCAGACAGTTAAAAGTAGTTGAAACGGAATTACAAGAAAGTGTCACAAAACAGGCGGCCactccaaaaccagataaggagaAGAACACAGAAGAGATCGACCCAGATAGACAGAGAAAGTCTAAAGCCGAAGACAAACCTTTTGAGGAAACTGGGGTTGAAACTGTATTGGACAGTGCCACTTCCTCAGCACATGGTACACAGAAGGATTCTAGTCACAGAGCAAAGTTACTGTTAGCAAAGGAGAAATATAAGGCTGATAAGGATTCAGGCTCCTCCAGACCCGAGAGGAAGTTATCAGATGGGCACAAAAGCAGAAGCTTAAAGCACGGtagtaaggaaataaaaaagaaggaagaaaataaatcagatgaCAAGGATGGTAAAGAAGTTGACGGTAATCATGAAAAGACCAGAGGGAGTAGTTCGGTTatggaaaagaaattaagtagaAGGTTGTGTGAAAACCGAAGAGGAAGCTTATCCCAAGAAATgaccaaaggagaagaaaaatcagcAGACTTCTTGAGTACTCCCAATAGTTCCTCTGTTCAGAAACCAAAAAGGGGCAGTGATACCACATTAATGCCTGAACAAGAGCCAATGGAAATTGATTCTGAGCCAGCtgttgaaaatgcatttgaagCATCTAAAACCCAAGACAGCGGCAATAGTAGTTCTCAGCAAGACATTGACTCTGAAAATGTTATGAAACAAAAAACCACTATCATGGTTCTAAAGGATGAATTAAGAACTTCCACAGTAGATTCAAAAACGGCAGCTCCAGCCTATAAATCAGGACGTGGAACAGGAGTTGTTAGTAATTCTGAAAAGCACACTAACCATAAGGGCACCCTGACCAGGAAAGTGCATATCCAAAGTGCTGTGTCCAAACTGAACCCTGGGGAGAAAGAACCCATTCAACAGGGAACTCATGAAACCAATACAGACTCTGAAACTAGTCCTAGACTATTGTCTCGAGCCCCATCAGAAAATGATAGGGcacaaaagaatttgaaaaacacaaCCCGACCCACTGAAGAACATGTTGCTCAGGGAGATGCTGGTCATGAACATTCCCTAAATTCAGATCTTTCACCGTCCTTAAGTTCAGTAACTGTGATGCCTCAGAAACAGTCTCGTGATACAGATGTAAGTCCTTTGATTGACAAAAGGACTGTTTTAGAAGGTGGCACAGCCAGCACCTCCCTTGTGGAGCACTCTGATACTCCTAACCAAAGTCTGACTGTTAGGGAATCAGAAGTCCCTAGGACAAGAGACAGCAAAGAAAGTGGGGCAGTTTCCACAGTAGATACGCTGGCAAAAGCAAGCATGGATGGCAGAAGACACATTCCAGAAGGTTTCCAGCCTGCTGTGCTGCACACTAAACAAGGAAAAGTAAATGTGCCTGTTGGTAGCAAGTTAATAGATGTGAATACGGAAAATGGGAATGCTCCCAAAGAAGGCGGCTTGATGGACATGGCCAGGAAAGAAAGTGACTTGAACACAGAGCCCAGTTCAAAGCAGACAACGAGAGCTGTCCTAGAAAATGGCAAAAAGCATGGCATCACTGTTGACCCTGTGGTAGGCATGAGTACAGAAAAAGGTGCTGAGACCATTGAACTTAAATGTAATAGTGGCCCAGGTGAAATGGAAAACACATCAATTGTGGTTGAAGGAAGGACTGAAAGTAGTGAGGTAGACACCAGTGCTGGAAGTAATGCTGCTTCTTCAGTTTTACagcaaaggaacagaaaaactgCCAATGGGACAGCTGGGTCTGGCAGAGCAGGAAAGACTTCTTTTGCCACTAGCACTGCAGGGAAGGTTGAAGGTGTTCCCCTAAACACAGTAAAGGCGGGGGATGCCACGACCACTTCCTCAGAAACAGGGGAGGGTGAGGTGGTACCCTGCACGAGCATTGAGGCAGACGAAGGCTTCATAACAGGTGCATGCTCTAGAAACAATCCTCTTCACACTGGGGCAGAAGCCAGCGAATGCACTGTTTTTGCTGCAGCTGAAGAAGGTGGAGGTGTTGTTACAGAAGGATTTGCTGAAAGTGAACCCTTCCTCACAAGCACCAAGGAGGGGGAGAGTGGAGAGTGTACTATGGCTGAATCTGAAGAAAGGGCAGTGGACCCTGTGACTGCTCATGAAGTTACGGTTGAAGACAATGTCAACAGTGGTGTGACAGAGGAGAAAGATGATGCTGTCACCAGTGCCGGCTCTGAAGAAAAATGTGACGGTTCTTCACGTCGAGATTCGGAAATTGCTGAAGGAACTATTACCTTTATTAGTGAGGTTGAAAGCGATGGCGCGGTGACAAGTGCTGGGACAGAAATAAGGGAGGGTTCCTTAAGCAGTGAAGAGGTAGATGGGTTCCAGAGAAATATGACAAGAATGGGCcccaaaaaagaaactgaggggaCTGTGACATGCACCGGAGCAGAAAGGAGAAGCGCTACCTCTGTTATGTGCTCGATAACAGGCGCCGAGCGACAGGAGGAGCGCGTGGTTACAGGCGCAGCTGTGGCCCTTGTTAGTAATGACACACCACCAGGAACCAGTGCCCCCCAGGAAGGAGACGCTTCTGTGAATGACGGGGCAGAAGGTGAAAGTGCCGTCACCAGCACAGGGATAACAGAAGAAGATGGAGAGGGGCCAGCGAGCTGCACAGGTTCAGAAGAGGGCAGTGAGGGCTTTGTCCTAAGTTCTGAATCAGAAGACAATGGAGAGAGTGCAATGGATAGCACAGTAGCCAAAGAAGGCACTAATGTGCCATCAGTCGCGGCTGGGCCATGTGACGACGAAGGAATTGTAACCAGCACCGGTGCCAAAGAGGAGGACGAGGAAGGTGAAGGGGTGGTGACCAGTACTGGAAGGGGAAATGAAATTGGGCACGCGTCCACTTGCActgggacagaggaggagaatgAAGGGGTATCGATTTGTGGGAGTGCCGAAGAAGGCGACAGTCAGATCGGTACTGCAGCAGGGCATGTAGGAGCTGAGGCTGGAATCACCATCACCAATGCCAGCGAGAGCAATGTTGACAGCATGAGTGGTGCAGAGAAGGGCATGAAACATACGGAGATCTGCTCCAGTGCAAAAGGGATTGTAGAAAGCAGCGTGACCAGTGCTGCTTCAGGGAAGGGTGAAGTGGTACGAGTTCCCGAAGGTTGCGAGGGTCCCATGACTAGTGCAGCTTCAGGTCAGAATGACGGTTTGctcaccagaaaagaaaaagttgatgaTACCACAATTTCCACTGGCTTGGTGGGGGGCAGTTACGAGGTACTTGCGTCCAGGGCAGTCCCAGAATGTGAAGCTGGTCACACAATGCCGAGTGGAAAAGAAGACGAAGGTATCATCACCTCAGTGGACAATGAAGAATGCGATGGCCTTATGGCCAGTACAGCCAGTGACAGGGTTACCAACCACACTTGTTTAGCTGGGGTTAAGAGTCCAGGCAAAGGCTTGATGATTTCCACCAGTACCACGCATGACTACGCCACTCAGTTAAGCACAGTTGCAGGTGTGGCTGAAGGCCGTTCCAGCGCGCTGAGAACCGGAGAAAATATGGAAGGCACCAGAAGAAACATGGAGGAATTTGAGGCCCCCATGCCCAGTGCAGTGTCAGGAGGTGAGAGCCCAGTCCCTGCTgtgagaaatgaagagaaagacgAGTGTGCCATGATTTCCACGAGCCTAGGGGAAGAGTTCGAAGTGCCCATTTCCAGCGCCACAACCGTCACGTGTGCAGAAAGTCAGCAGCCAGTGGCCACCGTGGAAGACCGCGCTCAGGGCCCAGGCTTGCTGGGCACCGACGACTTCGAGGGGCCCACGCCCAGCGCACCCACAGCACTGGAGAGCCCACTCGCCTCAACCAGCAAGGAGGACAAAGACGAGTGCGCGCTCATCTCCACCAGCATAGCGGAGGAGTGCGAGGCTTCTGTTGGCGGCGCCCATGCCGGAAGTGAAAAGGCACGACCCGCCACTGTCCTGGAAGAAAAAGACTGGAGCGCTATCATCTCCACCAGCTCGGGAGAAGACTGCGAGGGCCCCGTGTCCAGCGCCGCCCCTCGGGAGGACGGCCAGCCCTCGGTCACGCGAGCGGAGGAGATCAGCGACACCGCCATGATTTCCACCAGCACCTCTGAAGGCCGCGAGGCAGTCATGATGGGTGCGGTCCCACAGGACGATGAGCCGCCTGGCACGGCAAGGATGGAGGACTTGGGTGACGCCGCCATCATTTCCACCAGCACGGCCGAGTGCGTGCCGGCGCTTGCCGGCCTCAGCAAGCAGGAGGAGAACCCGCAGACTGCAAGCAACACGGATGGCAAAGAGCCCCCGTCGGCCGCCGGGATGAGCAAGGGTGAGGCCCCGAGGCCCAGCCTGTTGGCCATCAACAGCTGTCCACGCCCTGGGCCGCCGGCAGGGGGCAGAGCGGCGGGCGCCGAGGAGGGGCGCCACAGGGAGGCAGGCAGTGCGCTCTCCGCGGCGGCCGGCCAGCCATGCGCTGCGCGGGCTCCGGAGGAGGGGCGCAGCCAAGACAGCCCCCGCGAGGTGCCGCTGGCAGGGAAGGGACCGAGTGAAAGCAGTTTGCGCCTCGTAAATGCTGCAGAGAGGAGTGCGTGGCTGAGCTCTGTTCAGAGTGGACAGGGGAGTCGGGAGGCAGCTACCGCAGGGCACAGCACCTGTCGGGCAGGGAGGGGTGTGCGGAGGGGAGCGGACTCACCTGAGGATCTCACGGGACCGGAGCAAACGGCGGGACTGACGGCTGAGGACTCCTCCCTCGGGATCCGCTGCTTGCCAGCAGTAAGTCCCGGTGCTGAGAAAGCCGATGATGTGCCACCTGCCAGAGACACTGCAGCAGAGCCGTCCTCTCCTGAGCAGTCCTGGCCCGCAGCCCCCGTGAACACCACCACCACTGAATGTATTAATGGCCAGGAATCAGAAATTGGCCCTTCCCACGTGCCAGTCCTTCCAGCTGCCTACAGTGTAGCCCTGTCTGCTCCAAACTGTGAGCAGGACTTGACTATAAAGAGTGATCACAATGGCAAACGGCTGGTTCAAGGGTCCAGTGAGAAAGCAGGAGATGGTAATGGCATGAGGAAATCATCCCAGGAGGAAGGGGACCTCAAGGTCACTGTGCCTCCTGAAGAAAATTTGCATGACATAG